The following are encoded together in the Poseidonibacter lekithochrous genome:
- a CDS encoding response regulator has product MKNISIKLKLIILISLSLLVLASTLGIVSINKMKDTLIDSQYKSLTAARDSKIEQLNNIFKLYKKQINLLAVTSYVKDLTVEFEDIHKEIGIDPYGKFPTNNKEVKAALPKWDSFYKKYTDTYPFDDVYVISAQYGHVLYSYAKKNDYGSNLSNGEYRKSALAKVWHKAKKYKRVVFFDMQAYEPRAGEASMFLAVPVYINREFKSVLVFKIENSYIQDIMQFRSGYGDTQEDYLVGNDLLMRSDSFLAPKTHSLKNSFKYPQSGKVDTVATKNALRAMSDTQIITDYQGHKVLSSYTNFDFDEELRWAVISEIDLNEILEKPNQLRDTILIITLIAIIFVMLLLYIVIEKYIINSLNRFHHGLNSFFKYLNREANDVEMLDDSTKDEIGTMSKAVNTGIEKVRNTIQKNDDETWIKDGVNKLNQILINIKSLNEVSTQSINFVSNYITAGVGVLYIYNKNNDKLEQYSSFAHVVRDELSSSFRMGEGIVGQVAFQKQAILLRNIKKDENLITTGTVTQSSYNTYTFPLIYNDELFGVVELGSFDEFDKNSIDFLDAINKTICIALSTALQANKVQELLDNTKIANSELERKQFELQEANAQMEEQQVQLEEANSNMEEQQQQLEEANANMEEQQQQLKISEQNLKLQNQQLEETKIDIERKADELTQSGKYKSEFLANMSHELRTPLNSIILLSSLLEKNSKKTLNNDDIKKAQTIFESGNDLLRLINDILDLSKVESGKMQVIIDNFDSSELLRQMKNTFDFTAQDMGLEFKIIDEYKNIIHNDRDRIAQIIRNLVSNAFKFTKEGSITLKIEKSNDASKDFRISVIDTGIGIPKEKQDLIFKAFTQADGGTSREYGGTGLGLSISKEFSKLLGGYISLSSEVNIGSIFSIDLPNLKSSDVENVSVHAQNIESTKTIESKKEFTPLVHTRSKTPNDDRNIISENDEAYLIIDDDEIFAEVVYDEIKKDDSLALMAFDGTSGLELVNNYNIKGIMLDLTLPDMDGVDVLKELKSNTKTRHIPVHVISSKDKNHETLELGAIGYLQKPVFDGDINEVITSIDSFQKKKIKDLLIVEDNEVHREALIELVGVGVNITGVKSASEAIEEVKKELYDTVVVDLGLMGSSGYEVCEYIKNVHPNLPIIIYTGKDITNEDKIKLQEYSNSIIIKTANSNERILNEINLFLHRDNHEEETNNEIFELIDLSETNILIVDDDIKNIFVLDAALKEFDANTFTAFNGKEALELLEKNNNIDLILMDIMMPVMNGYEAMEKIREDKNLQHIPIIAVTAKAMKDDREKCISLGADDYMSKPIDLNILGNLIKVWSSKKHK; this is encoded by the coding sequence ATGAAAAACATTTCTATCAAACTTAAACTAATAATCTTAATTAGTTTGTCGTTATTAGTACTAGCATCAACGCTAGGAATTGTATCTATTAACAAGATGAAAGATACCTTGATTGACTCCCAATATAAAAGTTTAACTGCAGCAAGAGATTCAAAAATTGAGCAACTTAACAATATTTTTAAACTTTATAAAAAACAAATCAACCTTTTAGCCGTTACAAGTTATGTAAAAGATTTAACAGTTGAATTTGAAGATATTCATAAAGAAATTGGTATTGATCCTTATGGTAAATTTCCTACTAATAATAAAGAAGTAAAAGCAGCACTTCCAAAATGGGATTCTTTTTATAAAAAGTATACTGATACTTACCCTTTTGATGATGTTTATGTAATTTCTGCCCAATATGGTCATGTATTATATTCTTATGCAAAGAAAAATGATTATGGTTCAAACTTATCAAATGGCGAGTATAGAAAAAGTGCATTAGCAAAAGTTTGGCATAAAGCAAAAAAATACAAAAGAGTAGTTTTCTTTGATATGCAAGCTTATGAGCCAAGAGCTGGTGAAGCTTCTATGTTCCTAGCAGTTCCTGTTTATATTAATAGAGAATTCAAATCTGTATTAGTTTTCAAAATTGAGAACTCTTATATCCAAGATATTATGCAATTTAGAAGTGGGTATGGTGATACACAAGAAGATTATCTAGTTGGTAATGACCTATTAATGAGAAGTGATAGTTTCCTAGCTCCAAAAACTCACTCTTTAAAAAACTCTTTTAAATACCCACAATCTGGTAAAGTTGATACAGTTGCAACTAAAAATGCATTAAGAGCTATGAGTGATACTCAAATCATTACAGATTATCAAGGCCATAAAGTATTAAGTTCTTATACTAATTTTGATTTTGATGAAGAGTTAAGATGGGCAGTAATTTCTGAAATTGATTTAAATGAAATTCTTGAAAAACCAAATCAGCTAAGAGATACAATATTAATAATTACATTAATTGCCATTATCTTTGTAATGCTTTTATTATATATTGTTATTGAAAAATATATTATCAATTCATTAAATAGATTCCATCATGGATTAAATAGTTTTTTCAAATATCTTAATAGAGAAGCTAATGATGTTGAAATGTTAGATGATTCAACAAAAGATGAAATTGGTACTATGAGTAAGGCTGTAAATACTGGTATTGAAAAAGTTAGAAATACAATTCAGAAAAATGATGATGAAACATGGATTAAGGATGGTGTTAATAAATTAAATCAAATTCTTATTAATATAAAATCTTTAAATGAAGTAAGTACTCAATCAATTAATTTTGTTAGTAATTACATTACTGCTGGGGTTGGAGTTTTATATATCTACAATAAAAACAACGATAAATTAGAGCAATACTCAAGTTTTGCCCATGTAGTTAGAGATGAACTTTCTTCTTCATTTAGAATGGGTGAAGGAATTGTTGGTCAAGTTGCATTCCAAAAACAAGCTATCTTATTGCGAAATATTAAAAAAGATGAGAATTTAATCACAACAGGAACTGTAACTCAATCTTCTTACAATACATATACATTCCCATTAATTTATAATGATGAATTATTTGGTGTTGTTGAATTAGGTTCATTTGATGAGTTTGATAAAAATAGTATTGATTTCTTAGATGCAATTAACAAAACAATTTGTATTGCCCTATCAACTGCACTTCAAGCAAATAAAGTTCAAGAGTTATTAGATAATACAAAAATTGCTAATTCTGAATTAGAGAGAAAACAGTTTGAATTACAAGAAGCTAATGCTCAAATGGAAGAACAACAAGTTCAACTAGAAGAAGCTAACTCAAATATGGAAGAACAACAGCAACAGCTTGAAGAAGCTAATGCGAATATGGAAGAGCAACAGCAACAACTTAAAATTTCTGAGCAAAACTTAAAACTTCAAAATCAACAATTAGAAGAGACAAAAATTGATATTGAAAGAAAAGCTGATGAACTAACTCAATCAGGTAAATACAAATCAGAATTCTTAGCAAACATGAGTCATGAGCTTAGAACACCTCTTAACTCAATTATTCTATTATCTTCACTTCTTGAAAAAAATAGTAAGAAAACATTAAATAATGATGATATTAAAAAAGCACAAACAATTTTTGAATCTGGAAATGATTTATTAAGGCTTATTAATGATATTTTAGACTTATCAAAAGTTGAATCTGGGAAAATGCAAGTTATTATTGATAACTTTGATAGTTCAGAATTATTAAGACAAATGAAAAATACATTTGATTTTACAGCACAAGATATGGGACTAGAGTTTAAAATCATTGATGAATATAAAAATATAATTCATAATGATAGAGATAGAATTGCACAAATCATTAGAAATTTAGTATCAAATGCCTTTAAGTTCACAAAAGAAGGTTCTATCACACTTAAAATTGAGAAATCAAATGATGCTAGCAAAGACTTTAGAATCAGCGTTATTGATACAGGAATAGGAATTCCTAAAGAGAAACAAGACTTAATATTCAAAGCCTTTACACAAGCAGATGGTGGAACAAGTAGAGAATACGGTGGAACTGGTCTTGGATTATCAATTTCAAAAGAATTCTCTAAATTATTAGGTGGATATATATCTTTATCATCAGAAGTTAATATAGGAAGTATTTTTAGTATTGATTTACCAAACCTAAAATCTAGCGATGTTGAAAATGTAAGTGTTCATGCTCAAAACATAGAAAGCACTAAAACTATTGAAAGTAAAAAAGAGTTTACTCCTTTAGTTCATACAAGATCAAAAACACCAAATGATGATAGAAATATAATCAGTGAAAATGACGAAGCTTATTTAATAATAGATGATGATGAAATCTTTGCAGAAGTAGTTTATGATGAAATCAAAAAAGATGATTCATTAGCTTTAATGGCATTTGATGGAACATCTGGACTTGAATTAGTAAACAACTATAATATCAAAGGTATTATGCTTGATTTAACTCTTCCTGATATGGATGGGGTTGATGTATTAAAAGAATTAAAATCAAATACAAAAACTAGACATATTCCAGTTCATGTAATTTCTTCAAAAGATAAAAATCATGAGACACTAGAACTTGGAGCTATTGGATACTTACAAAAACCAGTTTTTGATGGTGATATTAATGAAGTAATTACTTCTATTGATTCTTTCCAAAAGAAAAAGATCAAAGATTTACTAATTGTCGAAGACAATGAAGTACATAGAGAAGCACTAATAGAACTAGTTGGTGTTGGTGTTAATATTACTGGTGTTAAAAGTGCTAGTGAAGCTATTGAAGAAGTAAAAAAAGAGTTATATGACACAGTTGTAGTTGATTTAGGTTTAATGGGAAGTAGTGGTTATGAAGTATGTGAGTATATTAAAAATGTACACCCTAACCTACCAATTATTATCTATACGGGTAAAGATATTACAAATGAAGATAAAATCAAATTACAAGAATATAGTAATAGTATTATTATAAAAACAGCTAATTCTAATGAAAGAATCTTAAATGAAATTAATCTTTTCTTACATAGAGATAACCATGAAGAAGAAACAAATAATGAAATCTTTGAGTTAATTGATTTAAGTGAAACAAATATTTTAATTGTAGATGATGATATAAAAAACATCTTTGTATTAGATGCTGCATTAAAAGAGTTTGATGCTAATACTTTTACAGCCTTTAATGGAAAAGAAGCTTTAGAGTTATTAGAGAAGAACAATAACATTGATTTAATTCTAATGGATATTATGATGCCTGTTATGAATGGTTATGAAGCTATGGAAAAAATAAGAGAAGACAAGAATCTTCAACATATTCCAATTATTGCAGTAACAGCAAAAGCAATGAAAGATGATAGAGAAAAATGTATTAGTTTAGGTGCTGATGATTATATGTCAAAACCAATTGATTTAAACATTTTAGGGAATTTAATAAAAGTGTGGAGTAGTAAAAAACATAAATGA
- a CDS encoding ABC-F family ATP-binding cassette domain-containing protein, translating to MVQTVNLKKAFGSRVLFQEINVKLDTGKRYGLIGANGAGKTTFLKILSGIEDATEGEVQVQNGKKVGTLGQNQFAYEDYSIFDTVLLGNKRLYDAIKQKEELYLEEYTDEVGDKLGELEIICCEEDPTYEYDVKITKILEDLGFPAAQQSDLMSTITGGDKFKVLLAQVLYPKPDVLFLDEPTNNLDIETIGWLENQLQHHDGTMVVISHDRHFLNAVCTNILDVDFKQIREFSGNYDDWYIASTVIAKQNEKDMSKKLKEKEELEAFVRRFSANASKAKQATSRQKQLDKLDVGSIQVSSRRDPSIIFKQKREVGKELLSLKNISKSFDGEVVLNDISFNVEKDDKIALIGPNGAGKTTLCEIMVENLSPDTGNVHWGATIQNGYFPQNATDLISGDITLYDWLRNFDRDADIAEIRNCLGRMLFNGTEQEKQVKSCSGGEKHRMFLSKIMLEQPNFMVLDEPTNHLDLEAIIALGEGLLAYQGSVICVSHDRELLDAYANRIIEIQEDGTIIDFKGSYEEFIESKA from the coding sequence ATGGTTCAAACTGTAAACCTTAAAAAAGCTTTTGGTTCAAGAGTTTTATTTCAAGAGATTAACGTTAAACTAGATACTGGAAAAAGATATGGACTTATTGGTGCTAATGGTGCTGGTAAAACAACTTTCTTAAAAATCTTATCTGGAATAGAAGATGCAACTGAGGGTGAAGTTCAAGTTCAAAACGGTAAAAAAGTTGGAACTTTAGGACAAAATCAATTTGCATACGAAGATTACTCAATCTTTGATACAGTACTTTTAGGAAACAAAAGACTATATGATGCAATTAAGCAAAAAGAAGAATTATACTTAGAAGAGTACACTGATGAAGTTGGTGATAAACTAGGTGAATTAGAAATCATTTGTTGTGAAGAAGATCCAACTTATGAGTATGATGTAAAGATTACTAAAATCTTAGAAGATTTAGGTTTCCCTGCAGCACAACAAAGTGATTTAATGTCAACTATTACTGGTGGAGATAAATTCAAGGTTTTACTTGCACAGGTTTTATATCCAAAACCAGATGTATTATTCCTAGATGAGCCTACGAATAACCTTGATATTGAAACAATTGGTTGGTTAGAAAATCAATTACAACATCATGATGGTACTATGGTAGTTATCTCTCACGATAGACACTTCTTAAATGCTGTTTGTACTAATATCTTAGATGTTGACTTCAAACAAATTAGAGAATTCTCTGGTAACTATGATGATTGGTATATTGCATCTACTGTAATTGCTAAGCAAAATGAAAAAGATATGAGTAAGAAGTTAAAAGAGAAAGAAGAACTTGAAGCATTTGTTCGAAGATTCTCAGCTAATGCTTCTAAAGCAAAACAAGCAACTTCTAGACAAAAACAACTTGATAAATTAGATGTTGGTTCTATTCAAGTTTCTTCAAGAAGAGATCCTTCTATTATCTTTAAACAAAAAAGAGAAGTAGGAAAAGAACTATTATCACTTAAAAATATTTCTAAATCTTTTGATGGAGAAGTTGTTTTAAATGATATCTCTTTTAATGTTGAAAAAGATGATAAAATTGCATTAATTGGACCAAATGGTGCAGGTAAAACTACTTTATGTGAAATTATGGTAGAAAACTTAAGTCCTGATACTGGTAATGTTCACTGGGGTGCTACTATTCAAAATGGTTACTTCCCACAAAATGCTACAGATTTAATTTCTGGAGATATTACACTTTACGATTGGTTAAGAAACTTCGATAGAGATGCTGATATTGCTGAAATTAGAAACTGTTTAGGTAGAATGTTATTTAATGGTACTGAGCAAGAAAAACAAGTTAAGTCTTGTTCTGGTGGGGAAAAACACAGAATGTTCTTATCAAAAATCATGTTAGAACAACCAAACTTTATGGTTCTTGATGAGCCTACAAACCACCTTGACTTAGAAGCAATTATTGCATTAGGTGAAGGATTACTTGCATATCAAGGTTCTGTTATTTGTGTTTCTCACGATAGGGAATTACTTGACGCTTACGCAAATAGAATTATTGAGATTCAAGAAGATGGAACAATCATTGATTTCAAAGGATCTTACGAAGAATTTATTGAGTCTAAGGCTTAA
- a CDS encoding CheR family methyltransferase — protein sequence MNIIAHEQEGIRKIIVQDLDKKSSIKDLLSYLTVDTKIEINFLNIQIIPRSIVLKLQEIKENVTIFTNESTLKSYLMNLGFDLKYHNNYEDKFKLLNLEYLALAGSAGSLSRFIKIIQDLPESDISVFIIMHQKADKKSTLSEILQKYTNKYKVVEAKSDMKIEPSTIYVAPPGKHLVTVSGYIFLTDEEKRNFSKPSISTSFESLSNDYKNRLLCVLVCGYGADGSDSLKLLHQNNTSVIIEDPSQCEAKAMLENAINTKYFTDVLSIDDIIKYIKFNINDDFFTQEQIESFLIKINDKYGYDYSGYSIKHIKRRIHLFYTALKPNSFHDFENIILNNKSIFKDLFLNISVNITTFYRNPKVFKLLRNEILPKLDSYLDIKVWCAGCSSGEEPYSIAIFLKELGLLDRSLIYATDLNDVILKNAENGLYSKDSYNRFLKHYYQAGGDESFSKYFIDHDNFVEINEEIKDKILFFRHNLALDAKLNEFQLIFCRNVLIYFDKDLKNKIFDLFKESLDSYGFLVLGESESLNKNEKYLTIDEKNKIYKRKK from the coding sequence ATGAATATAATTGCTCATGAACAAGAAGGTATAAGAAAGATCATTGTGCAGGATTTAGATAAAAAATCCTCAATCAAAGATCTATTATCTTACCTTACAGTAGATACTAAAATTGAAATCAATTTTCTAAATATTCAAATTATTCCTAGAAGTATTGTATTAAAACTTCAAGAGATTAAAGAGAACGTTACTATATTTACAAATGAATCAACACTAAAAAGTTATTTAATGAATTTAGGTTTTGACCTAAAATATCATAACAACTATGAAGATAAATTCAAACTACTAAATTTAGAATACTTAGCATTAGCAGGAAGCGCAGGAAGTCTTTCTCGTTTTATTAAGATAATACAAGACTTACCAGAATCTGATATTTCAGTTTTTATTATCATGCATCAAAAAGCAGATAAAAAAAGTACCCTAAGTGAAATACTACAGAAGTATACTAATAAGTATAAAGTAGTAGAAGCAAAATCTGATATGAAAATTGAACCTTCTACTATTTATGTTGCACCTCCTGGAAAACATTTAGTTACTGTATCTGGATATATTTTCTTAACAGATGAAGAGAAAAGAAACTTTTCAAAACCATCTATTAGTACCTCATTTGAGTCATTATCTAATGATTATAAGAATAGATTATTGTGTGTTTTAGTTTGTGGTTATGGAGCAGATGGAAGTGATAGTCTAAAATTGTTACATCAGAATAATACTTCTGTTATTATTGAAGATCCTAGTCAATGTGAAGCAAAAGCAATGCTTGAAAATGCTATAAATACAAAGTATTTTACAGATGTCTTATCAATAGACGATATTATAAAATATATAAAATTTAATATAAATGATGATTTTTTCACACAAGAGCAAATTGAAAGTTTTTTAATTAAAATTAATGATAAATATGGATATGACTATAGTGGATATAGTATTAAACATATTAAAAGAAGAATACATCTTTTTTATACAGCATTAAAACCAAATAGTTTTCATGATTTTGAAAATATTATTTTAAATAATAAAAGTATATTTAAAGATTTGTTTTTGAATATTTCTGTTAATATTACGACATTTTATAGAAATCCGAAAGTATTTAAGTTACTAAGAAATGAAATATTACCTAAGCTTGATAGTTATTTAGATATCAAAGTTTGGTGTGCTGGATGTAGTAGTGGTGAAGAGCCCTACTCTATAGCTATATTCTTAAAAGAACTTGGATTATTAGATAGAAGTTTAATATATGCAACAGATTTAAATGATGTTATTTTAAAAAATGCAGAAAATGGACTATATTCAAAGGATAGTTATAATAGATTTTTAAAACATTATTACCAAGCAGGCGGAGATGAAAGCTTTAGCAAATACTTTATTGATCATGATAATTTTGTAGAAATAAATGAAGAGATAAAAGACAAAATATTGTTTTTTAGGCACAACTTAGCATTAGATGCAAAACTAAATGAATTTCAATTAATATTTTGTAGAAACGTATTGATTTATTTTGATAAAGATTTAAAAAATAAAATCTTTGATTTATTCAAAGAGTCCCTTGATTCCTATGGGTTTTTAGTTTTAGGGGAAAGTGAATCATTAAATAAAAATGAAAAATATTTAACAATAGATGAAAAAAATAAGATTTATAAGAGGAAAAAATGA
- a CDS encoding hybrid sensor histidine kinase/response regulator, giving the protein MKNITVLAVDDIEANRISLQYLIDEYIDNVELLLASSGEDALKITYTNDVDIIILDIQMPGLDGFATAKYLKSNPKTQDIPVIFLTAAFKEEEFQQKGFEIGAIDYLTKPIDNHQFTNKLKLYKEIILKNKELKAVNDNLYTALQNEIQLKEKVQTQQLEIVEQSKMAALGEMIGNIAHQWRQPLSVISTCASGMHLNIKLDLIKAEELETNIDMIMKTTNELSNTIDNFRDFTYKDKIKPFNLSELINKCINTEDYILSKNDILIITSLDDDIEVTNLANSLFQAMINIIHNAIEALNKIEGKKYVFICTKKDEHDNIVLTIKDNAGGIKTENIHKIFEPYFTTKHKSHGIGLGLNIVYKIINDSMLGNIKAKNSRFKFNEESYEGAKFVITLPKEI; this is encoded by the coding sequence ATGAAAAATATAACTGTACTTGCTGTTGATGATATAGAAGCAAATAGAATATCCTTACAGTACTTAATAGATGAGTATATTGATAATGTTGAACTTCTTTTAGCCTCAAGTGGTGAAGATGCCTTAAAAATTACATACACAAATGACGTTGATATAATTATATTAGATATTCAAATGCCAGGCCTTGATGGTTTTGCAACTGCAAAATACTTAAAGAGTAATCCTAAAACTCAAGATATTCCAGTAATATTTTTAACTGCTGCATTTAAAGAAGAAGAGTTTCAACAAAAAGGTTTTGAAATTGGTGCAATTGATTATTTAACAAAACCTATAGATAATCACCAATTTACTAATAAGCTAAAATTATATAAAGAAATTATTCTAAAAAACAAAGAATTAAAAGCTGTAAATGATAACCTATATACTGCATTACAAAATGAAATACAATTAAAAGAAAAAGTTCAAACACAACAACTAGAAATTGTTGAACAAAGTAAAATGGCAGCATTAGGAGAGATGATTGGGAACATAGCTCACCAATGGAGACAACCTTTATCAGTAATCTCTACATGTGCCTCAGGAATGCATTTAAATATCAAATTAGATTTAATTAAAGCAGAAGAGTTAGAAACAAATATAGATATGATAATGAAAACAACAAATGAGTTATCAAATACTATAGATAACTTCAGAGATTTTACATATAAAGATAAAATCAAACCTTTTAATCTATCAGAACTTATTAATAAATGTATTAACACTGAAGACTATATTTTATCAAAGAATGACATACTAATAATTACAAGCTTAGATGATGATATTGAGGTAACAAACCTTGCAAATAGCCTATTCCAAGCTATGATAAATATCATTCATAATGCAATTGAAGCCTTAAATAAAATAGAAGGTAAAAAGTATGTTTTCATTTGTACAAAAAAAGATGAACATGATAACATTGTATTAACTATCAAAGATAATGCAGGTGGAATTAAAACAGAGAATATTCATAAAATATTTGAACCATACTTTACAACAAAACATAAATCTCATGGTATAGGACTTGGATTAAATATTGTTTATAAAATAATTAATGATTCTATGTTAGGAAATATAAAAGCTAAAAACAGTAGATTTAAATTTAATGAAGAAAGCTATGAGGGTGCAAAATTTGTAATTACCCTTCCAAAAGAAATATAA
- a CDS encoding phosphate/phosphite/phosphonate ABC transporter substrate-binding protein → MKKLILLMLLVVYGYSAQLVLGVVPQQSPLKLAKKWLKVTKYLEEQTGIKVVFKTETSIPKFEKMLYAGKYDIAYMNPYHFIVAKKTQNFEAFTRADKNIVGIVLSKEKEVDFSKDNLAGKTFLFPAPNAFAATLLPKFELREKFGIDIDKEAKVLYVNSHDSVYKGISRGIGYLGGGIVRTFNNFVDKNDKDKLNIVYKTDAYPSHPIAAHPRVKNDDIMKIQKAFLAMPKEIKKSLSIKNFIVTNSAEYDVIKEVKKAD, encoded by the coding sequence ATGAAAAAGTTAATATTATTAATGTTATTAGTTGTGTATGGTTATTCAGCACAATTAGTATTAGGTGTTGTTCCTCAACAAAGCCCATTGAAACTTGCAAAAAAGTGGTTAAAGGTCACTAAATACCTAGAAGAACAAACAGGTATTAAAGTTGTATTTAAAACTGAAACTTCAATACCAAAATTTGAGAAAATGTTATATGCTGGTAAATATGATATTGCTTATATGAATCCTTATCATTTTATTGTTGCTAAGAAAACTCAAAACTTTGAAGCTTTCACAAGAGCTGATAAAAATATCGTTGGAATTGTTTTATCAAAAGAAAAAGAAGTTGATTTTTCAAAAGATAATTTAGCTGGTAAAACTTTTTTATTCCCAGCACCTAATGCATTTGCAGCAACTTTATTACCTAAATTTGAATTAAGAGAAAAGTTTGGCATAGATATTGATAAAGAAGCAAAAGTTTTATATGTAAATTCACATGATTCTGTTTATAAAGGTATCTCAAGAGGTATTGGATATTTAGGTGGTGGAATTGTAAGAACATTTAATAATTTTGTTGATAAAAATGATAAAGATAAGTTAAATATTGTTTACAAAACTGATGCATATCCAAGTCACCCAATTGCTGCTCATCCAAGAGTAAAAAATGATGATATTATGAAAATTCAAAAAGCATTTTTAGCTATGCCAAAAGAGATAAAAAAATCATTAAGTATCAAAAACTTTATTGTTACAAATTCTGCTGAGTATGATGTAATAAAAGAAGTTAAAAAAGCTGATTAG
- a CDS encoding acyl-CoA thioesterase, whose amino-acid sequence MSEEVKREKSLTMTMLMTPDKANFSGKNVHGGEILKMLDHVAYACAARYTGMYAVTLSVDMVLFKNPIKIGSLVTFHASVNYTGRTSMEIGIKVISEDIKDHTIKNTNVCYFTMIAVDEDGKPSPVPKLDLQSEDDKRRYNDAITRRESRMASRHSK is encoded by the coding sequence ATGAGCGAAGAAGTAAAAAGAGAAAAATCTCTTACTATGACAATGTTAATGACTCCAGATAAAGCAAACTTTTCTGGGAAAAATGTTCACGGTGGTGAAATTTTAAAAATGCTAGACCATGTTGCATATGCGTGTGCAGCGAGATATACGGGAATGTATGCAGTAACATTATCAGTAGATATGGTATTATTCAAAAATCCTATTAAGATTGGTTCTCTTGTTACTTTCCATGCTTCAGTTAACTATACTGGTAGAACATCAATGGAAATTGGTATTAAAGTAATTTCTGAAGATATTAAAGATCATACAATTAAAAATACAAATGTATGTTACTTTACAATGATTGCTGTTGATGAAGACGGTAAACCAAGTCCAGTTCCAAAATTAGACTTACAATCTGAAGATGATAAAAGAAGATATAACGATGCTATCACTAGAAGAGAAAGCAGAATGGCATCAAGACACTCTAAATAA